A region of the Legionella sp. PATHC035 genome:
CTTGATGGTCTTGATCTTCGCCTAACCGAGAAAGAATATCATCACTGATGTCGGCATTATTTAAGTTAAACTTCCCAAAAGGATCCTTTTTTATTCGATCTTCGTTGAGAAATTTACTGATGACCATTGATTTAATCGCATCAGCCCAAGTATAGCCATTAGTGAATCGCTCTTTAGGTGACTCAGATAGTCCTGTTATCTTTAGCCATAACTTTTTTGCCAATGGTCCGAGAAAAGTAGCCTTTTCCCCCATGTTTTTACCGTCAGAAAGACTATCGCCAAAAATGACAAAGTAATTGATTTCCTTTGGATGTTTGGAAACAGAAATGCTTTTAGGTTCTTTTTTAGACTCTGCCATATAAAATAACTACATACTGATCAAATATTGTTATTTTATCTCTAAATTATTAAGGCTTTATTAATTTTAAATAGGAAGTATGAATAAAGAGATAGCTTGGCTACATCTCTTTCTCTGGAAGAAAGTGTGATAAAGCACTGGCAATAACTAATGCAGCGGGAATGATTAAAAGGGTTAATTGATAATCGGCTAAAGCATGAAGGTTGGTAGCACCTTTGGAATAATCCAATAAATAACCGACTAATGGCTGGAGTAGGGGGGCTGTGACCATTGCCAAGGTATTCGTGAAGCCTGTACAGGCAGATAGAGATTCTTCTGGCGCCAGTTCATTGGCAATAGTGTACGCAAGCATATACGCGCCGCAGCACAGTCCGATTGCGAACAATAAGATCCCTGTGAGGAGCATGTTATGTATGGGTAAGTAAAGAACAAGAATGAATAAAACCGCAGTGGACAAGCAAGAAATATGGATTAGCGGTTTGCGCTTAGGTAGATGGATGGACAACCAGCCATATATGGGACAGCTTAAACCAGCTCCTAACAAAATCATTGAGGTGAGAATACTGGCTGCCTCTATAGAGCACTCTAATTTTAATTGGAGAAAAGGAACGGCCCACATGGCGGCAAAAACAGTAATTACCGAAAATTCTAAGCCTACAAATAATCCATTCATCCATACCAATTTGTTTTTTACCATGAACAGCAAATGTTTTCTATATTGATGATGATTGCTGATGACCGGTTTGTTGCTGGGAATAAAATTCGCACATAAAAAAGCAATTAAAAGACCAATGACGCCTGCAGCAGCAAGGAAATAATGCCAGCTAATGCGTGTTATTTGTGAACCCATTCCAATCATGCTGATCACCGTTACAGTAAACCCTAGAGTTTCTGTGAGCCCAATCATAAATGCATATTGTTTCAGAGGATAATGCTGGCGTAATATTCGAGTCATGCCAACAAAAGCAAAAGAGGACCCGCCACCAATAATTAAGCGACCTAGAAATAAAACAAATAAGTTATAACCCGAAGAAAATAAAAAGCAGCCTAAAGCACATAATAGGGCATTTAGGGACAATAAAGTTCGGGTATTGTAGCGATCAAAAAGAAGCCCAACCGGAATTTGCATTGTAGTATAAACGTAGTAAAAAGCGCTACTTAATAGACCGGCGGTGAATGCAGTTAATTGTTTCTCATGCATTATGGCGCCAATAATAATTCCTGAAGATAATTGCAAGAAAAATTGAAAGAGTAAGAAAAACACGCCGACCAACCAGATAACTGTTCTTTGGGGGCTATATTGGGGTGTGGATTTTAATAAATTCATTAATTCAATTTGCGAGCAAAAGGCGGAATATATAGCATCATGGGGAAAGTGTAAATTTATTTTAAATAATGCAAGGTACTCATGTTAAAGATAGGGGGATCTTTTAAACCAAACGCACTTGCTGGGGCGATGCTGTTTCTTTAAGTTCTTCAGCTTTGATCCAAGCGATGAAACATTCATCCAATTTACTCATTGCTTCTTGGCGTTTTTCTTGTTGAGGTAATTGACGATGTAGTTTTTTAAGTACATCTAAATTTTTTAAATCCAATTGAGTATCGTCAAAATTAAGATGGGTGAGATCAACTAGCGAGCTATTAAAGTATTCCAGTAAACACTCTGGAACAGGAAAAAAATTGGTTTTTAGAATGCTAGAGAGATCGCCAGCTACGCTCATTAACGTTATCCATTTGTTCCTGTTTTCACTTAATGCACGACGAAAGACTGAATGTTCACTGTTTATGTTATCTTCTATAAGCTTAACAATGACCTTATGATATTTTTCATTGAGAATCTCCAATTGCTTTTCCGAGAATTCTCTATTTAGAACAATACTTTTTAAATTCTGCATACATCCTATCCAATAGTCTAGATTGACATAGTTAGAACGTGAATCATTAGTATGGATTTTTTCTAACAAGGCCTTAAATAGATGCAGATTGTTATCGTCAAAGACGATAACCTTTTTAAGGGCCTCGATGATCTTATAGTTATCGGTATCGATTAACGTTTGCTCGCTTAGCCAATCGTAGAATTCTTGTTGAGGATTTTTTCCTAACAAAGAAGCAATGTTTAAAAAAGCACAGAGGTTATAAGTATCTAATTCAGTTACTTTTTCGCCAACGTGATTGTATGCCGTTTCGATTAACTTAAGACATTCCGGATGCGTTAGCTCTGCTCGGGAGAGGTTGAAGATGGATTGCGTAAACTCAAATAGATTATTTCTTTTGTGAATCACATTATTTGTCTTATTCTCGATAATTTTTAACAAATACGCGTCAGCTCTCTCTAGAATTTTCTCATCCGCTTTAATTATCGTCATAAATTTTTTTAAATTAGACGCATCCTGTAAGCTTAAATGGTCACTTTCCTGCCAATCTAAAATTAGTTGGTTGGCCAGTTCCATGGCTTTATTTCTAATATGCTCTGCTTCGTCATCTAAGTCGTATTTTCTACAAAGAAAATAGGCTTGTAATAATTGGTTATTTGCTATTCGCGCAGGTCTTAATTTTTCTAAACTTTCAACCGCCAAAAATTTATATTCCTGTCGAAAAACAAGATCATCTTTAAAAGATAATTCAGGCATTGATTGAATAAAATGTGTAATTGTGTTTTTAACGTGTTTTTTACTTAAATCTTGCAATCTCGCACTGTATTGTAAATTAATAAAAAACTCTTTAGAGAATACACCTTGTTCATTATTATTAAGATTTTCTAATAACTGATCTTCATGTGCGTTAATGAGTTTTGCTCTTTCTCTCTCAATGGCTTGTGATATTAGTTCTCTCAGTTCTTCAGGATAATTTAAATCCGCAGACTGGTTTAGACCGGCAAGATTAGTTTTTTTATACCCATACATGCTTAACACTTTTATGTCGTCAACACTCATCGTATAGAGTGTTTCTTGGTCAACATCCTTCAAGCGCTTTGCCATGAAGTCAGAGCACATGCTAATCCACATTTCTATGATGCGCTCTTCGGTCAATTCGGTGGGGTCAACCCGTTTAAGGGTATTATGCTGCCCAGAATACTCATAAATGGGTAAGGATTTATTTAAACCAAATCGTTGAATGAAAAGCGCCTTACCCTCTTCTTCTCCATAGGTATGAACAAAGGCCTCCTTTGTATATTCGTACTGTCTTTCATATTGCTTTTGTATGTAAATCGCTTGTAGAAGAGGAGAGAATGGATGAACAGGATCATAATCATGATGACAAATTTTATTCGCTATCGTTGGATCAGGAGTATAAAAAATAGCATCATAACGATTTATATCATATAAAAGTTCTACATAATTTGAACCGATTTCATTTGGCTTGCCAAATAAACCTAACTTCATCTTTTTAAGAAGGCCTTGATATTCGTGCTCTAATAAAGAAGAAGATTTTCTATATGATTTCTCCTGGAGATGAGCCAAATGGGTTTTCGATCCTCTTCCGCTATTAAAATCCTCTGATGAAATTCTGCTGATATTGGCTATATCCGGATTAAAAATTAACATCCCCGCAGAAGGATAAACACCACTACCATGACCCAATATTGAAGTGGATCGCATTGGATTATGGTGTTTGGGATGAGGCTCTGCTTTTCTACTTTTAACATTCATAAGTTCAGCACGCATTGTTTTGCGTATTTCTTTTTCAGCCAAAGTTGCATCACTAGAAACAGGTTTACCGGGTCGAATTTTGGGTTTGGCACTGGGAATACCAATACCACGAGCAAGTATGCGTCCTTCGCGTAAGGCCGCGTTTAAGTTGTCTCCTGTCATTCCTAGCTGTTCATCAAAAGGTCTTAAGTCGATTAATTGCATGTCCTTTAAGTCGTTTACATCGAGCAAACGCTCATATAATGCAAAAATCAAAGGGTAATTCTCTGGATTGACATCGGCTTTTATACGGGCGTAAGCATCTTCATGTTCATAGTGCTTTTTCAATTCCAGATTTATCTTAATACGTGCATCTCCTTGAGTGTAGATAAGACTTCGTGCTTCCATAACAAGTTCTGCCATTTCTTCTAAAGCGACTTCGTTTCCCTCTTTACTCGCTATTTCTTTATAAAAATCAAGATAGGTTGCGTTATATTGATTACGTGCTCTGATAATATCCAAGCAATCACAGTCATGAATTATTTTTTGAAAAATATTTTTGGGAGGAATTTGACCGTCCTCACTTTGAGAAAATTGCCAAGACACTGAGCCGTCTTCCTCTTCAAAAAGCTCAAAATATCCCTTCTCTGGACTGGGGTCTTTATTTGCGGTTGCTTCTGCGATCAATTTAGCTTTTGTTGCATCAACACCTAATACCGCTGTTAGATAATAGTATAAAAAAACAGCGCTTTCATGATCCCAATGATCTTCATTTTCATCCTCACGAGCAGCATCATGAAAAAGTAAGGCAATTTGTATTAATTTGATATCCTTAGCACTTAACTTTTCGGCTTCTTGGTTACCATGTTTGCGATAAAGATTGGCAAATACAATGGCATACATTGCTGCACGACTGACATGTTCGATTCCATGATGAACACGAGCTATCTCACCTTCTTCGGGATAGGATTGAGGATAAGAAAAGCAATAAATATTTTGGAACGCCCATCTGGCATGATCATTAATATCACTGTCTAGGCTTAATGTGTTTTGTTCGCTAACAGAAAAAATATCGAGAGGAAGATTTTTAGTTTTCAGCAATTCTTGGATATCAGGCAGTTCCCATTGCTCTTCCTCTTCATATGGCTCTTCTGCGCCAGTAAGCATTTCCAGGGGAGAAGGCTCGATAATGCTGCTTTCGCGTAAGGAGAAATCAATGGAACCCTCATGAAACATGACGTAATTAAACAATTCATGGAGTTTACTCTTAGGATCAATCTCTTTAAAATGTCCGCCTAAAATGCCTAGAAGTTCTAAATGAGTATTAGCGGTTTCCCCTTGGGCTTGATACTCTTCGCTAGTTTTTAACGCCCTTAAATCATCAATAACCTTGTTGATTACAACTTCGCTTTTAGCATACGGTGGTTTCGCTTTAAACCCTTGAAAGAAACCCAGCACTTTGTCTTTTGACCCTTGCCATATTGGCTTTAGCCAGCCTTCTTGCTGCTGCATTTCATCCTGATTGATTCGCTTTAAAGTGTCCATCAACGCGTCGATTGTATCTTTCTGTTCATAAGATTTATGATCTTCATAAATTTCTATATAGGTGTTTGACATCACAGATGCTCAGTTCAAAATAATTTCGCTATGATTATAATATTAGCACTTTGCATTAAATGATTTTGAAAATAAATATTAAAATGTTCTGCACAGCATGATTTTAATTAGCTGTAATTCCAAGGAATGAGGTGTCGAATCCATCCAGAAGTTACTCTTGGGGCAAACCAGGCTCTCAATATTACTCATACAGCCATATATTAATGAGATCTAAGGGAAATGAGTGATAGGCACACCAACGTTCAATCATATCTTTATCTAATGTTGAGGGTATTCCATGAACTCCAGAAGTCAGCTTTTCTCTCAGAAAGGTTAAAGCAACCAGATTATGGATATAAAATTCTGGATCAATATATTTCATGGGCGTGGGGTCGTTAAGTACAAAATTAACAGGCATTTTATGATTTAAGACTTCATCATCACTAAATTGAGGACCAAACTCATCATAAACTCCTAAATTGGCAAGTATCTTGCCACTAAACCAGGAGTGGGGATAATTATTCATAATCGCTTTTTTACCGGTCGCAGTAATCACCACATTCGCGTCGATTAATGCACGTTCCAGCCCGCTGAAGTCTTGGGGATCGAGTGCTTTGATACCTAAGCTTTGAGCGAGTTTTCTTTGTTTCTCATTAGGGTCTACAACTACTACAGGAACTTTATTTTGAGTACAAAAATAGGCAAGCCCACGTCCAATCTTGCCAAAGCCAAAAATAACCCATGATGTTTCAGCTGGATTAATTCCTGTTAATTGAGTCAGAGCCAAATGGCTGCTTTCCGCGCATCCAAAAACTGTTTCCAATTGTTTTGTCAGCGAGCGATCAATACTGATCACTGGAAAATCAAGAACTTGTTGGCTATAGAATTGATCTCCTGAGCCGGTTAATTCGATTGCTCCAATTTGGGGTTTTCCAAGAAATTGATACAGTTGGGCACCACAATCAAAATAAAGATCAAAAGTTTCTCCAGCAAGGGTATGCGGCTCCTCAACATAACGAATCTTTGCTTCATTTAGGCAAGAGATTGCCTGCGGTTGTGCAAAACAAAAATCCGAGGGATTGGTGACTGTTATATTCGCACCTGCCTCAACTAAACAGGCTATTTTTAATAAGGTATTCATGACCAAGGGGACATGATGGACTACTCGTAATCCAGCTAATGGACGTGAATTGCTCCATTCAGTGAGTTGTTGGTGCATAAAGGGAGCTTCTGTTTGAGGATATTTTTGAAAGAGTATTTTAAGAGCGTCCTGCATCGTGTTTTGAAAATTGGTAGAGAATAGCCAATCCTAACATAATTTATTAATGTGGAAATATTTATAAAGATAAAAATAGAGTTCTTATAAAGCCTCGATGCTTGTAGCCCGGATTACACTTAGCTAATCTGGGCTAGAGGACTAAAATAATGCTACAAGGACAATTTATTTTTCTCAGTAGATGAGTTGTCCGCACCGAGCCAGCTTTCAAGCCATTGCAAAAATCGAGATATTAAATCGGGTTTTTGGGGTTGGAAAAATGACAGAGGCTGCAATCTCTTTTGCTGATTACGTATTTGTCCTAAATAGCTTAACTCCTCTTTAAATAAGCTGCTTGTATCCGTTTGCTCATCGGTATTAATTTTTTGATTGAGTGAATCCATCCAGTTATCCAATTGAGATAAGTCGTTCGTTGTGAAGGAATAGGATTTTTTAATTCGTGCTTTGAGTTGTTCTTGAGCCGTATATTCATCTTTAAATTTGAGTTGGTCTGCCAAATCTTTCTTTAATTGGGTTCCATTCTCATTCGTTAAAATAGCATATTCTAAAAGATACAACTCTTGTTCGTTTTGCGCCGATGCAATTAAATTCTTGTAATGAAGGGCACGAGTTTGTCCACGATAATAATCAAAAAAATAAGAAAAAAAGCTTAAATTTTTATCCCGATGTTTCAGGTAATAATTTAAGGCTTCAGTACATTGCGTTCTCAAAGCATGGAAATTGGATTGTGCACTCAACGATTGAGTAGGTGGCTCTCCTGTTTTGAGTTGTCGATTTGGGTATGTTTGAGACGGTTCTAACTGTTGCTTGCCACCATCTTTAGGTTCAACTCCCCTATTGGGGGAAGTATTTTTTTTCACCATGGGTTGCGGCGAACCAGGTATGGCTTTTGCAGGAGCTTTAGGAGTCTGAGTTTCTTGGCCTAAGTTCGATTCTTCAATAACTGCAGTGGGTAATACTTCTGCTTTTGTTGGTTGAGGTAAATACCGCAGAATTTCTGGGAGAACAAAATGTACAGGCAAGTTTGTTACTTCCAAAGCATGCTGGAGTGACTCGGCTGTTGTATTAAATTCTTTTTGAGTCTCCTCACTCTGTTCTAAAAGTGGCCTTGTAAATTGTCTGAGTAAACAATAAAGTTTGAATTCCAGTAGGCAAACCTCTTTAAATCGAGGATTTTCTATTAGTTTTTCCAACAGATTAGAATGGCTTTCTTCGAGATAATCGGGATCAATATCTTGTCCTGCCATGATGATTTTTATCTGTGCCAAATGATTCACTATTTCAGGAGATTCAATGGCTTTATCAAGCTCAATGTTTTTCTCTTGAATGACTTTTTGACATTCTTCGAATATCTTGCCGAGTTCCTCAAGTGCTCGCTTGAGTGGCAAATAATTAAATGTATAACGGTAAATTTCATTGTTTAAATCAAACTGTTTTTGCAGCATATGAAGCTCAATTTCTTCAAGTGCTTTTTGAATTAACTCTCGATGCGGGATTGCCAATTGAGCAAGTACTTGAGGATTAGTGCTTTCCAGGAGTTGAAACAACTGCGGGCGAACGTCGATTTTATCAAAATGAGCGCTGAGATTTTCAACATAGGCTTTAATGATATCCATCCCATGTTCTTGTAGTGGTTGTTGTAGCTCGGCATCCAGATGACTTGATGTTTGCTTTTCAATAAGATTTGCCAGGGCTGCCCATTCCTTTTGTTTTAGAGCTTCAGTTATTAATTTTTTGTAGCCATATTTTTTTTCAAATAAAGGAACGATGCCTTTAAAGAGTACAGGATCTTTTAAGAGGTCTAGAATACTTTTATCGGGTTCACTTGGGAGGTCGCTTTGAATAAATAGGCTTTTGAATACAGCTTCATTTTTTTCTTTAACTGCTCGTTTTAAAGGACTCAAATAGTCCGGACTTGTAAACAATTTTGTATTCTGGAATGAAGGATCTTGTTCCGGATTTTTAATAGAGCTCAATAAGGAGGCTTTAGGGTTTGGTACGTTGGCTTTTAAAAATAATTCATAAAGCCTACCAAATCCTTGGGCATAAACCGTTTCAAACAAAGCAGAAGCGGGTTGCTCACCAGCTAATTGCTGGACAGCATATTGTTGCTCACTGGTGCTGAGGGTAATCTCCCGGGCAAGCAGCTGATTGGCTATTTTTCCTTGTTTTTGTTCGCAACTAAACAGAAATAATTCCTTAAAATCCAGTCCGAAATTAAGATCTGATTCAATAAATGGTTCTAAAACCGCATCATTGCCTTTTTCTATCGCCTGTTTCAATAATTCTAAAAGAGGCTTCTTTAATTGGGTTTTGGGAGTTAACCTGCTTTGATTCAAAAATCGAGTGACTAAATTTTTATTGTTAGCGGCCAACGCTGAAGTGAAAATTTGCTCCGTTAATTCTGGATCAAGCACCACGGTTTCTTTATCCAATAAGGAGTCTAATGCGATTAATAGATTATTTTGTGCCAGCAGAGGTATAAGTTTTGGATTTTCCTTTAACTTGGGAAAGAGCTGCAGCAGTAATTTAATTCCGCTTTCATTTTTATTCAGAATTAACTCATTAATGAATTCTTCAAGTTCTGATTTTTCCCATGTTGCTTTGTTACTTAATGACTTAGCCAGATGAAAAAGCTTATTTTTGAAAAAGCCTTTAACTAGTTTCTTTTGTTCTTGAGGGGCTAATTTTTCTAATGTAAGCGTATCAGCGGGAATTTTGGGTACTACTCTATTGAGTTTAACCAGTTTTCCAGGGCTTGTAGTTGAATTATGGAGGTAGTCATTAAACAATTGAGGTTGTTGCTCGGCACATGCCGTGATTACGGGTGCGATACTCCAATTTAAACTGTTCTCTAAAACGAGTTGTTTTATCTTGGGGCTTGCATTGGCTAAACATTTTTCAATAATGGAGTAGTTATCATAGTCATAACATAACGAGAATAACTCTCGTATGTCTTGGGTATGATGCAAAACGTTGTAATGTAACTCAACCAATGTGGATAAAATGGATAAGTCTTCTTCTTGTAATCCTTTGGCATAGAGGAAATCTAGGGTTTCTGGCTCGAGATGGCTTTTCTTCGCTTCCAGTTTTTCCTGAAGAAAGACACTCATTTCCTTATTGCCATTCAATAGAGCAAGGGTAAGTGCGCTTTTAATCGTCTCGACAGGGATATTATCTCGCCATGCATTTTTTACATGTTCATTTTTCCTTAGGAAAATCAGGCTATGGAGTAGCGTTGTCGAACCAAGAGCGGTGTTTAAATCCATCAAATGGTATTCACGTGCATCAATGTTGTTCCAAAGTGTGGGCTGATTTGCCTGTTCCGCCCATGCACGTGCGTACGTTTCAAAAATGGTTAAATCATTACGTTCCATGCATAAGGTAAACAAATCTGGATCGTGAATATCTACAGTAAAACCATGATCGAGGAGTTTTTTCAAAGTGACCGCATCAATATTTTGAACGATCTCTTTGTTCAATATCGAAGGAAAGGATTTGGGATTAATGCTTGCTGTTGTTAACTGAGGAATCAACAAATTCAAAACATCATGTTGGTTGACGATGGCCGCGTATTGGATTTGTTTTACGATTTGTTCTGCTGATAACTTATTTAGAAACTCATTTATTAGAACGGATTGTGCTTCCTGCGTCACAAAAGTTAGGAGTTGCAGATGATTATAAGCGGTTTGATTTTTAGGCTCTTGAGACAGATTTAATTGATCAAATACGTTCAATAAATAACGGTGATCCGTTTCCTTTTTCATTAACAAAACGTGCTCTTTCACTTGGGCGTCGAGAAATAGCTGCAGTTGGTCTTTTAAAGCACGTTGATCTTCGGTTGTCGTGTATGTCTTTAGATAATGTTCAAGGAGCTTTTTCGCTTCTTTATGATTTCCAAAATATAAATTGCAAAGAATTCCTTTCAAAATAGCTTGTCTTAGGACCGGCGACAAAGGCTGTTGCAGTAAAAGATCATTGAACTGGGGACGGAAATATTCTTTACTTAATGTGTCGTAGTCGATTTTATTTTGGGTAAATAAATGTCTGAGTGTATCGACATCTCCTGCCATAGCGGCAAAGAAGCCTGAACGGGTATCGGTCTGACTTGAGAAGGCAATTTGATGCAATTCATTATGCGAAGGGTAATGCACAGGTAGTGCATTTGGATGGGCAAATGTACGAATAATGAGACCAAAAGAGTCGTCTTTATATTGAAAGCAGTCTTTAATTTCTTTGATTAATTCATTTACTGACTCAAACTCTTTTATCTTTCTAGTGTAGTTTGGATCGTAAACAACGAATTTTCCATTTTCAAAAGATAAGGCGATTGCATGATTCTGACTAAAAACCAAATAAGATCGATTCTCACGACCAATTTTTTTGAATAGTTCTTCCCATTGTGCTGTAGTTGTTGTCAGGCCTAAATTAAATTCATTTTTTAAGGGTTTATTGCCAATATTTAAAATTTTTTCAATATCGCATTGCAGGATTTCATGACTACTGTATTCCTCGATATGGAATGTTTTTTCAATTTTGATAATGAAACTATCAATTGCAGGATCATCACCGATGAGATAATTACTCGGGAGGGTCGCTAATTTGTCGAGTAAATCAAAAAATACGGCTCGTTTATTTTGTAACGTATATTGGATGTATAAAGCAGCAAGTGCGGCACAAATTCCTTTTTTATTCAGTACAATAGCAATATTTTTCTTTTGCTTCAGGCAAACGTTAACTGCGCTAATAATTTTGCCTTGGTTTGGCATGGGGAACCCTCTCTATTTTAAATTTTTGATATTATAAGGGACATGTTAATTCGATACAATTCATTTTGGCCAAACAATGGACATCAAAGGGTAGTTAACAATTGAAGTAAACGCAATATAAAAAATATTATGCTTCCATAACAATTTCCTCTGCAGGTGGCCTTAAATTGTAATTAGAGCTCATGCAGTGCCCATAGGCTCCGGTATTGGCAATTAAAATGATATCTCCTTCATGAGTGGTAGGTAATAAACGGTCATATCCCAGTGTATCACCCGATTCACAAATCGGACCTACAATGTGTGCCATTCTGGATTGTTCTGAATAGAGCCGACTTAGGTTAACAATTTCATGATAAGCTCCATATAAAGAAGGCCTAATTAAAGAATTCATTCCCGTTTCAATTCCTATAAATTGCACTGTTCCTTTTTCTTTACATTGAGTCACCTTAGCCAAAATGATCCCACTTTCTGCCACAAAGAAACGTCCAGGTTCCATCCAGAATCGCAAATGAGGGTAGTTTGATTTGATTGCGAGTAATCTTGAATCAAGTTTTTTGAGGTCTAAAGCTTGTTGCCCGGGTTTTTCAACGATTCCTAAACCACCGCCTAGATTCATGATCTGAACTTGAGGAAATTGCTGAAGAAATGAGGTAAGTACTAGAGCAGTATGTTCCCAAAGTTCTGAAGTA
Encoded here:
- a CDS encoding saccharopine dehydrogenase NADP-binding domain-containing protein yields the protein MQDALKILFQKYPQTEAPFMHQQLTEWSNSRPLAGLRVVHHVPLVMNTLLKIACLVEAGANITVTNPSDFCFAQPQAISCLNEAKIRYVEEPHTLAGETFDLYFDCGAQLYQFLGKPQIGAIELTGSGDQFYSQQVLDFPVISIDRSLTKQLETVFGCAESSHLALTQLTGINPAETSWVIFGFGKIGRGLAYFCTQNKVPVVVVDPNEKQRKLAQSLGIKALDPQDFSGLERALIDANVVITATGKKAIMNNYPHSWFSGKILANLGVYDEFGPQFSDDEVLNHKMPVNFVLNDPTPMKYIDPEFYIHNLVALTFLREKLTSGVHGIPSTLDKDMIERWCAYHSFPLDLINIWLYE
- a CDS encoding SidE phosphodiesterase domain-containing protein, which codes for MSNTYIEIYEDHKSYEQKDTIDALMDTLKRINQDEMQQQEGWLKPIWQGSKDKVLGFFQGFKAKPPYAKSEVVINKVIDDLRALKTSEEYQAQGETANTHLELLGILGGHFKEIDPKSKLHELFNYVMFHEGSIDFSLRESSIIEPSPLEMLTGAEEPYEEEEQWELPDIQELLKTKNLPLDIFSVSEQNTLSLDSDINDHARWAFQNIYCFSYPQSYPEEGEIARVHHGIEHVSRAAMYAIVFANLYRKHGNQEAEKLSAKDIKLIQIALLFHDAAREDENEDHWDHESAVFLYYYLTAVLGVDATKAKLIAEATANKDPSPEKGYFELFEEEDGSVSWQFSQSEDGQIPPKNIFQKIIHDCDCLDIIRARNQYNATYLDFYKEIASKEGNEVALEEMAELVMEARSLIYTQGDARIKINLELKKHYEHEDAYARIKADVNPENYPLIFALYERLLDVNDLKDMQLIDLRPFDEQLGMTGDNLNAALREGRILARGIGIPSAKPKIRPGKPVSSDATLAEKEIRKTMRAELMNVKSRKAEPHPKHHNPMRSTSILGHGSGVYPSAGMLIFNPDIANISRISSEDFNSGRGSKTHLAHLQEKSYRKSSSLLEHEYQGLLKKMKLGLFGKPNEIGSNYVELLYDINRYDAIFYTPDPTIANKICHHDYDPVHPFSPLLQAIYIQKQYERQYEYTKEAFVHTYGEEEGKALFIQRFGLNKSLPIYEYSGQHNTLKRVDPTELTEERIIEMWISMCSDFMAKRLKDVDQETLYTMSVDDIKVLSMYGYKKTNLAGLNQSADLNYPEELRELISQAIERERAKLINAHEDQLLENLNNNEQGVFSKEFFINLQYSARLQDLSKKHVKNTITHFIQSMPELSFKDDLVFRQEYKFLAVESLEKLRPARIANNQLLQAYFLCRKYDLDDEAEHIRNKAMELANQLILDWQESDHLSLQDASNLKKFMTIIKADEKILERADAYLLKIIENKTNNVIHKRNNLFEFTQSIFNLSRAELTHPECLKLIETAYNHVGEKVTELDTYNLCAFLNIASLLGKNPQQEFYDWLSEQTLIDTDNYKIIEALKKVIVFDDNNLHLFKALLEKIHTNDSRSNYVNLDYWIGCMQNLKSIVLNREFSEKQLEILNEKYHKVIVKLIEDNINSEHSVFRRALSENRNKWITLMSVAGDLSSILKTNFFPVPECLLEYFNSSLVDLTHLNFDDTQLDLKNLDVLKKLHRQLPQQEKRQEAMSKLDECFIAWIKAEELKETASPQQVRLV
- a CDS encoding MFS transporter, which gives rise to MNLLKSTPQYSPQRTVIWLVGVFFLLFQFFLQLSSGIIIGAIMHEKQLTAFTAGLLSSAFYYVYTTMQIPVGLLFDRYNTRTLLSLNALLCALGCFLFSSGYNLFVLFLGRLIIGGGSSFAFVGMTRILRQHYPLKQYAFMIGLTETLGFTVTVISMIGMGSQITRISWHYFLAAAGVIGLLIAFLCANFIPSNKPVISNHHQYRKHLLFMVKNKLVWMNGLFVGLEFSVITVFAAMWAVPFLQLKLECSIEAASILTSMILLGAGLSCPIYGWLSIHLPKRKPLIHISCLSTAVLFILVLYLPIHNMLLTGILLFAIGLCCGAYMLAYTIANELAPEESLSACTGFTNTLAMVTAPLLQPLVGYLLDYSKGATNLHALADYQLTLLIIPAALVIASALSHFLPEKEM